In one window of Prionailurus bengalensis isolate Pbe53 chromosome B3, Fcat_Pben_1.1_paternal_pri, whole genome shotgun sequence DNA:
- the KLC1 gene encoding kinesin light chain 1 isoform X17, with protein MVHERMYDNMSTMVYIKEDKLEKLTQDEIISKTKQVIQGLEALKNEHNSILQSLLETLKCLKKDDESNLVEEKSNMIRKSLEMLELGLSEAQVMMALSNHLNAVESEKQKLRAQVRRLCQENQWLRDELANTQQKLQKSEQSVAQLEEEKKHLEFMNQLKKYDDDISPSEDKDTDSTKEPLDDLFPNDDDEPGQGIQQQHSSAAAAAQQGGYEIPARLRTLHNLVIQYASQGRYEVAVPLCKQALEDLEKTSGHDHPDVATMLNILALVYRDQNKYKDAANLLNDALAIREKTLGKDHPAVAATLNNLAVLYGKRGKYKEAEPLCKRALEIREKVLGKDHPDVAKQLNNLALLCQNQGKYEEVEYYYQRALEIYQTKLGPDDPNVAKTKNNLASCYLKQGKFKQAETLYKEILTRAHEREFGSVDDENKPIWMHAEEREECKGKQKDGTSFGEYGGWYKACKVDSPTVTTTLKNLGALYRRQGKFEAAETLEEAAMRSRKQGLDNVHKQRVAEVLNDPENMEKRRSRESLNVDVVKYESGPDGGEEA; from the exons AATGTATGACAACATGTCCACAATGGTGTATATAAAGGAAGACAAGTTGGAGAAGCTTACACAGGATGAGATTATTTCTAAGACAAAGCAAGTGATTCAGGGGCTGGAAGCTCTGAAGAACGAGCATAATTCCATTTTACAAAGTTTACTGGAAACACTGAAGTGTTTGAAGAAAGATGATGAAAGTAATCTGGTGGAGGAGAAATCAAACATGATCCGGAAGTCACTGGAAATGCTGGAGCTTGGCCTGAGTGAGGCACAG GTTATGATGGCTTTGTCCAATCACCTGAATGCTGTCGAGTCGGAGAAACAGAAGCTGCGGGCACAGGTTCGTCGCCTGTGCCAGGAGAATCAGTGGCTGCGGGATGAATTGGCCAACACGCAGCAGAAATTACAGAAGAGTGAGCAATCTGTGGCTCaactggaggaagaaaagaagcatctggaattcatgaatcagttaaaaaaatacgATGATGACATCTCTCCATCT GAGGACAAAGACACTGATTCCACCAAAGAACCTCTGGATGACCTTTTCCCAAATGATGACGACGAACCCGGCCAAGGAA TCCAGCAGCAGCACAGCAGTGCGGCGGCCGCGGCGCAGCAGGGCGGCTACGAGATCCCGGCGCGCCTGCGCACTCTGCACAACCTGGTCATCCAGTACGCCTCCCAGGGGCGCTACGAGGTGGCCGTGCCGCTCTGCAAGCAGGCCCTGGAGGACCTGGAGAAGACTTCGGGCCACGACCACCCGGACGTGGCTACCATGCTGAACATCCTGGCCTTGGTGTACAG AGaccagaataaatacaaagatgCCGCAAATCTACTGAACGATGCCTTGGCCATCCGTGAAAAAACTTTGGGCAAAGATCATCCCGCG GTGGCGGCCACTCTGAATAACCTTGCAGTGCTGTACGGCAAGAGAGGGAAGTACAAAGAGGCCGAGCCGCTGTGTAAAAGAGCCCTGGAGATCAGAGAAAAG GTTTTGGGAAAGGATCACCCCGATGTTGCTAAGCAGTTGAACAACTTGGCCTTACTGTGCCAGAATCAGGGCAAATATGAAGAAGTAGAATATTATTATCAAAGAGCCCTTGAGATCTACCAAACAAAACTGGGGCCTGACGACCCCAATGTGGCCAAAACGAAAAATAACCTG gccTCCTGCTATCTGAAGCAAGGAAAATTCAAGCAAGCAGAAACACTGTACAAAGAGATTCTCACTCGTGCACACGAAAGGGAGTTCGGTTCTGTGGATG ATGAAAATAAACCCATTTGGATGCACgctgaagaaagagaagaatgcaAA GGAAAGCAAAAGGATGGGACATCTTTTGGAGAATATGGCGGCTGGTACAAAGCCTGCAAAGTTGATAG TCCGACTGTTACAACTACTTTGAAAAACCTCGGGGCACTTTATAGACGACAAGGCAAATTTGAAGCTGCGGAAACATTGGAAGAAGCAGCCATGAGGTCCCGTAAACAG GGTCTTGACAATGTTCACAAACAGAGAGTAGCTGAAGTGCTGAATGACCCTGAGAACATGGAGAAGCGGAGAAGCCGGGAGAGCCTGAACGTGGACGTGGTCAAGTACGAGAGCGGCCCTGACGGAGGGGAGGAA GCCTAG
- the KLC1 gene encoding kinesin light chain 1 isoform X2: protein MVHERMYDNMSTMVYIKEDKLEKLTQDEIISKTKQVIQGLEALKNEHNSILQSLLETLKCLKKDDESNLVEEKSNMIRKSLEMLELGLSEAQVMMALSNHLNAVESEKQKLRAQVRRLCQENQWLRDELANTQQKLQKSEQSVAQLEEEKKHLEFMNQLKKYDDDISPSEDKDTDSTKEPLDDLFPNDDDEPGQGIQQQHSSAAAAAQQGGYEIPARLRTLHNLVIQYASQGRYEVAVPLCKQALEDLEKTSGHDHPDVATMLNILALVYRDQNKYKDAANLLNDALAIREKTLGKDHPAVAATLNNLAVLYGKRGKYKEAEPLCKRALEIREKVLGKDHPDVAKQLNNLALLCQNQGKYEEVEYYYQRALEIYQTKLGPDDPNVAKTKNNLASCYLKQGKFKQAETLYKEILTRAHEREFGSVDDENKPIWMHAEEREECKGKQKDGTSFGEYGGWYKACKVDSPTVTTTLKNLGALYRRQGKFEAAETLEEAAMRSRKQRVAEVLNDPENMEKRRSRESLNVDVVKYESGPDGGEEVSMSVEWNGDGTGSLKRSGSFSKLRASIRRSSEKLVRKLKGGSSRESEPRNPGMKRASSLSVLNVGGKAAEDRGFQGVFGRASFCGK from the exons AATGTATGACAACATGTCCACAATGGTGTATATAAAGGAAGACAAGTTGGAGAAGCTTACACAGGATGAGATTATTTCTAAGACAAAGCAAGTGATTCAGGGGCTGGAAGCTCTGAAGAACGAGCATAATTCCATTTTACAAAGTTTACTGGAAACACTGAAGTGTTTGAAGAAAGATGATGAAAGTAATCTGGTGGAGGAGAAATCAAACATGATCCGGAAGTCACTGGAAATGCTGGAGCTTGGCCTGAGTGAGGCACAG GTTATGATGGCTTTGTCCAATCACCTGAATGCTGTCGAGTCGGAGAAACAGAAGCTGCGGGCACAGGTTCGTCGCCTGTGCCAGGAGAATCAGTGGCTGCGGGATGAATTGGCCAACACGCAGCAGAAATTACAGAAGAGTGAGCAATCTGTGGCTCaactggaggaagaaaagaagcatctggaattcatgaatcagttaaaaaaatacgATGATGACATCTCTCCATCT GAGGACAAAGACACTGATTCCACCAAAGAACCTCTGGATGACCTTTTCCCAAATGATGACGACGAACCCGGCCAAGGAA TCCAGCAGCAGCACAGCAGTGCGGCGGCCGCGGCGCAGCAGGGCGGCTACGAGATCCCGGCGCGCCTGCGCACTCTGCACAACCTGGTCATCCAGTACGCCTCCCAGGGGCGCTACGAGGTGGCCGTGCCGCTCTGCAAGCAGGCCCTGGAGGACCTGGAGAAGACTTCGGGCCACGACCACCCGGACGTGGCTACCATGCTGAACATCCTGGCCTTGGTGTACAG AGaccagaataaatacaaagatgCCGCAAATCTACTGAACGATGCCTTGGCCATCCGTGAAAAAACTTTGGGCAAAGATCATCCCGCG GTGGCGGCCACTCTGAATAACCTTGCAGTGCTGTACGGCAAGAGAGGGAAGTACAAAGAGGCCGAGCCGCTGTGTAAAAGAGCCCTGGAGATCAGAGAAAAG GTTTTGGGAAAGGATCACCCCGATGTTGCTAAGCAGTTGAACAACTTGGCCTTACTGTGCCAGAATCAGGGCAAATATGAAGAAGTAGAATATTATTATCAAAGAGCCCTTGAGATCTACCAAACAAAACTGGGGCCTGACGACCCCAATGTGGCCAAAACGAAAAATAACCTG gccTCCTGCTATCTGAAGCAAGGAAAATTCAAGCAAGCAGAAACACTGTACAAAGAGATTCTCACTCGTGCACACGAAAGGGAGTTCGGTTCTGTGGATG ATGAAAATAAACCCATTTGGATGCACgctgaagaaagagaagaatgcaAA GGAAAGCAAAAGGATGGGACATCTTTTGGAGAATATGGCGGCTGGTACAAAGCCTGCAAAGTTGATAG TCCGACTGTTACAACTACTTTGAAAAACCTCGGGGCACTTTATAGACGACAAGGCAAATTTGAAGCTGCGGAAACATTGGAAGAAGCAGCCATGAGGTCCCGTAAACAG AGAGTAGCTGAAGTGCTGAATGACCCTGAGAACATGGAGAAGCGGAGAAGCCGGGAGAGCCTGAACGTGGACGTGGTCAAGTACGAGAGCGGCCCTGACGGAGGGGAGGAAGTGAGTATGAGCGTAGAGTGGAACGGG GACGGCACTGGATCTTTAAAGCGCAGTGGCTCCTTTAGCAAACTCCGGGCTTCCATTAGACGCAGCAGTGAGAAGCTGGTTAGGAAGCTGAAGGGAGGAAGTTCTCGAGAGAGTGAGCCAAGGAACCCCGG CATGAAGC
- the KLC1 gene encoding kinesin light chain 1 isoform X11, which translates to MVHERMYDNMSTMVYIKEDKLEKLTQDEIISKTKQVIQGLEALKNEHNSILQSLLETLKCLKKDDESNLVEEKSNMIRKSLEMLELGLSEAQVMMALSNHLNAVESEKQKLRAQVRRLCQENQWLRDELANTQQKLQKSEQSVAQLEEEKKHLEFMNQLKKYDDDISPSEDKDTDSTKEPLDDLFPNDDDEPGQGIQQQHSSAAAAAQQGGYEIPARLRTLHNLVIQYASQGRYEVAVPLCKQALEDLEKTSGHDHPDVATMLNILALVYRDQNKYKDAANLLNDALAIREKTLGKDHPAVAATLNNLAVLYGKRGKYKEAEPLCKRALEIREKVLGKDHPDVAKQLNNLALLCQNQGKYEEVEYYYQRALEIYQTKLGPDDPNVAKTKNNLASCYLKQGKFKQAETLYKEILTRAHEREFGSVDDENKPIWMHAEEREECKGKQKDGTSFGEYGGWYKACKVDSPTVTTTLKNLGALYRRQGKFEAAETLEEAAMRSRKQRVAEVLNDPENMEKRRSRESLNVDVVKYESGPDGGEEDGTGSLKRSGSFSKLRASIRRSSEKLVRKLKGGSSRESEPRNPGASSVEPLFVENDGGGSGLEDASIN; encoded by the exons AATGTATGACAACATGTCCACAATGGTGTATATAAAGGAAGACAAGTTGGAGAAGCTTACACAGGATGAGATTATTTCTAAGACAAAGCAAGTGATTCAGGGGCTGGAAGCTCTGAAGAACGAGCATAATTCCATTTTACAAAGTTTACTGGAAACACTGAAGTGTTTGAAGAAAGATGATGAAAGTAATCTGGTGGAGGAGAAATCAAACATGATCCGGAAGTCACTGGAAATGCTGGAGCTTGGCCTGAGTGAGGCACAG GTTATGATGGCTTTGTCCAATCACCTGAATGCTGTCGAGTCGGAGAAACAGAAGCTGCGGGCACAGGTTCGTCGCCTGTGCCAGGAGAATCAGTGGCTGCGGGATGAATTGGCCAACACGCAGCAGAAATTACAGAAGAGTGAGCAATCTGTGGCTCaactggaggaagaaaagaagcatctggaattcatgaatcagttaaaaaaatacgATGATGACATCTCTCCATCT GAGGACAAAGACACTGATTCCACCAAAGAACCTCTGGATGACCTTTTCCCAAATGATGACGACGAACCCGGCCAAGGAA TCCAGCAGCAGCACAGCAGTGCGGCGGCCGCGGCGCAGCAGGGCGGCTACGAGATCCCGGCGCGCCTGCGCACTCTGCACAACCTGGTCATCCAGTACGCCTCCCAGGGGCGCTACGAGGTGGCCGTGCCGCTCTGCAAGCAGGCCCTGGAGGACCTGGAGAAGACTTCGGGCCACGACCACCCGGACGTGGCTACCATGCTGAACATCCTGGCCTTGGTGTACAG AGaccagaataaatacaaagatgCCGCAAATCTACTGAACGATGCCTTGGCCATCCGTGAAAAAACTTTGGGCAAAGATCATCCCGCG GTGGCGGCCACTCTGAATAACCTTGCAGTGCTGTACGGCAAGAGAGGGAAGTACAAAGAGGCCGAGCCGCTGTGTAAAAGAGCCCTGGAGATCAGAGAAAAG GTTTTGGGAAAGGATCACCCCGATGTTGCTAAGCAGTTGAACAACTTGGCCTTACTGTGCCAGAATCAGGGCAAATATGAAGAAGTAGAATATTATTATCAAAGAGCCCTTGAGATCTACCAAACAAAACTGGGGCCTGACGACCCCAATGTGGCCAAAACGAAAAATAACCTG gccTCCTGCTATCTGAAGCAAGGAAAATTCAAGCAAGCAGAAACACTGTACAAAGAGATTCTCACTCGTGCACACGAAAGGGAGTTCGGTTCTGTGGATG ATGAAAATAAACCCATTTGGATGCACgctgaagaaagagaagaatgcaAA GGAAAGCAAAAGGATGGGACATCTTTTGGAGAATATGGCGGCTGGTACAAAGCCTGCAAAGTTGATAG TCCGACTGTTACAACTACTTTGAAAAACCTCGGGGCACTTTATAGACGACAAGGCAAATTTGAAGCTGCGGAAACATTGGAAGAAGCAGCCATGAGGTCCCGTAAACAG AGAGTAGCTGAAGTGCTGAATGACCCTGAGAACATGGAGAAGCGGAGAAGCCGGGAGAGCCTGAACGTGGACGTGGTCAAGTACGAGAGCGGCCCTGACGGAGGGGAGGAA GACGGCACTGGATCTTTAAAGCGCAGTGGCTCCTTTAGCAAACTCCGGGCTTCCATTAGACGCAGCAGTGAGAAGCTGGTTAGGAAGCTGAAGGGAGGAAGTTCTCGAGAGAGTGAGCCAAGGAACCCCGG
- the KLC1 gene encoding kinesin light chain 1 isoform X16 produces the protein MVHERMYDNMSTMVYIKEDKLEKLTQDEIISKTKQVIQGLEALKNEHNSILQSLLETLKCLKKDDESNLVEEKSNMIRKSLEMLELGLSEAQVMMALSNHLNAVESEKQKLRAQVRRLCQENQWLRDELANTQQKLQKSEQSVAQLEEEKKHLEFMNQLKKYDDDISPSEDKDTDSTKEPLDDLFPNDDDEPGQGIQQQHSSAAAAAQQGGYEIPARLRTLHNLVIQYASQGRYEVAVPLCKQALEDLEKTSGHDHPDVATMLNILALVYRDQNKYKDAANLLNDALAIREKTLGKDHPAVAATLNNLAVLYGKRGKYKEAEPLCKRALEIREKVLGKDHPDVAKQLNNLALLCQNQGKYEEVEYYYQRALEIYQTKLGPDDPNVAKTKNNLASCYLKQGKFKQAETLYKEILTRAHEREFGSVDDENKPIWMHAEEREECKGKQKDGTSFGEYGGWYKACKVDSPTVTTTLKNLGALYRRQGKFEAAETLEEAAMRSRKQGLDNVHKQRVAEVLNDPENMEKRRSRESLNVDVVKYESGPDGGEEMRKMKLGLVK, from the exons AATGTATGACAACATGTCCACAATGGTGTATATAAAGGAAGACAAGTTGGAGAAGCTTACACAGGATGAGATTATTTCTAAGACAAAGCAAGTGATTCAGGGGCTGGAAGCTCTGAAGAACGAGCATAATTCCATTTTACAAAGTTTACTGGAAACACTGAAGTGTTTGAAGAAAGATGATGAAAGTAATCTGGTGGAGGAGAAATCAAACATGATCCGGAAGTCACTGGAAATGCTGGAGCTTGGCCTGAGTGAGGCACAG GTTATGATGGCTTTGTCCAATCACCTGAATGCTGTCGAGTCGGAGAAACAGAAGCTGCGGGCACAGGTTCGTCGCCTGTGCCAGGAGAATCAGTGGCTGCGGGATGAATTGGCCAACACGCAGCAGAAATTACAGAAGAGTGAGCAATCTGTGGCTCaactggaggaagaaaagaagcatctggaattcatgaatcagttaaaaaaatacgATGATGACATCTCTCCATCT GAGGACAAAGACACTGATTCCACCAAAGAACCTCTGGATGACCTTTTCCCAAATGATGACGACGAACCCGGCCAAGGAA TCCAGCAGCAGCACAGCAGTGCGGCGGCCGCGGCGCAGCAGGGCGGCTACGAGATCCCGGCGCGCCTGCGCACTCTGCACAACCTGGTCATCCAGTACGCCTCCCAGGGGCGCTACGAGGTGGCCGTGCCGCTCTGCAAGCAGGCCCTGGAGGACCTGGAGAAGACTTCGGGCCACGACCACCCGGACGTGGCTACCATGCTGAACATCCTGGCCTTGGTGTACAG AGaccagaataaatacaaagatgCCGCAAATCTACTGAACGATGCCTTGGCCATCCGTGAAAAAACTTTGGGCAAAGATCATCCCGCG GTGGCGGCCACTCTGAATAACCTTGCAGTGCTGTACGGCAAGAGAGGGAAGTACAAAGAGGCCGAGCCGCTGTGTAAAAGAGCCCTGGAGATCAGAGAAAAG GTTTTGGGAAAGGATCACCCCGATGTTGCTAAGCAGTTGAACAACTTGGCCTTACTGTGCCAGAATCAGGGCAAATATGAAGAAGTAGAATATTATTATCAAAGAGCCCTTGAGATCTACCAAACAAAACTGGGGCCTGACGACCCCAATGTGGCCAAAACGAAAAATAACCTG gccTCCTGCTATCTGAAGCAAGGAAAATTCAAGCAAGCAGAAACACTGTACAAAGAGATTCTCACTCGTGCACACGAAAGGGAGTTCGGTTCTGTGGATG ATGAAAATAAACCCATTTGGATGCACgctgaagaaagagaagaatgcaAA GGAAAGCAAAAGGATGGGACATCTTTTGGAGAATATGGCGGCTGGTACAAAGCCTGCAAAGTTGATAG TCCGACTGTTACAACTACTTTGAAAAACCTCGGGGCACTTTATAGACGACAAGGCAAATTTGAAGCTGCGGAAACATTGGAAGAAGCAGCCATGAGGTCCCGTAAACAG GGTCTTGACAATGTTCACAAACAGAGAGTAGCTGAAGTGCTGAATGACCCTGAGAACATGGAGAAGCGGAGAAGCCGGGAGAGCCTGAACGTGGACGTGGTCAAGTACGAGAGCGGCCCTGACGGAGGGGAGGAA atgagaaaaatgaagctcGGGctggttaaatga
- the KLC1 gene encoding kinesin light chain 1 isoform X12 yields the protein MYDNMSTMVYIKEDKLEKLTQDEIISKTKQVIQGLEALKNEHNSILQSLLETLKCLKKDDESNLVEEKSNMIRKSLEMLELGLSEAQVMMALSNHLNAVESEKQKLRAQVRRLCQENQWLRDELANTQQKLQKSEQSVAQLEEEKKHLEFMNQLKKYDDDISPSEDKDTDSTKEPLDDLFPNDDDEPGQGIQQQHSSAAAAAQQGGYEIPARLRTLHNLVIQYASQGRYEVAVPLCKQALEDLEKTSGHDHPDVATMLNILALVYRDQNKYKDAANLLNDALAIREKTLGKDHPAVAATLNNLAVLYGKRGKYKEAEPLCKRALEIREKVLGKDHPDVAKQLNNLALLCQNQGKYEEVEYYYQRALEIYQTKLGPDDPNVAKTKNNLASCYLKQGKFKQAETLYKEILTRAHEREFGSVDDENKPIWMHAEEREECKGKQKDGTSFGEYGGWYKACKVDSPTVTTTLKNLGALYRRQGKFEAAETLEEAAMRSRKQRVAEVLNDPENMEKRRSRESLNVDVVKYESGPDGGEEDGTGSLKRSGSFSKLRASIRRSSEKLVRKLKGGSSRESEPRNPGASSVEPLFVENDGGGSGLEDASIN from the exons ATGTATGACAACATGTCCACAATGGTGTATATAAAGGAAGACAAGTTGGAGAAGCTTACACAGGATGAGATTATTTCTAAGACAAAGCAAGTGATTCAGGGGCTGGAAGCTCTGAAGAACGAGCATAATTCCATTTTACAAAGTTTACTGGAAACACTGAAGTGTTTGAAGAAAGATGATGAAAGTAATCTGGTGGAGGAGAAATCAAACATGATCCGGAAGTCACTGGAAATGCTGGAGCTTGGCCTGAGTGAGGCACAG GTTATGATGGCTTTGTCCAATCACCTGAATGCTGTCGAGTCGGAGAAACAGAAGCTGCGGGCACAGGTTCGTCGCCTGTGCCAGGAGAATCAGTGGCTGCGGGATGAATTGGCCAACACGCAGCAGAAATTACAGAAGAGTGAGCAATCTGTGGCTCaactggaggaagaaaagaagcatctggaattcatgaatcagttaaaaaaatacgATGATGACATCTCTCCATCT GAGGACAAAGACACTGATTCCACCAAAGAACCTCTGGATGACCTTTTCCCAAATGATGACGACGAACCCGGCCAAGGAA TCCAGCAGCAGCACAGCAGTGCGGCGGCCGCGGCGCAGCAGGGCGGCTACGAGATCCCGGCGCGCCTGCGCACTCTGCACAACCTGGTCATCCAGTACGCCTCCCAGGGGCGCTACGAGGTGGCCGTGCCGCTCTGCAAGCAGGCCCTGGAGGACCTGGAGAAGACTTCGGGCCACGACCACCCGGACGTGGCTACCATGCTGAACATCCTGGCCTTGGTGTACAG AGaccagaataaatacaaagatgCCGCAAATCTACTGAACGATGCCTTGGCCATCCGTGAAAAAACTTTGGGCAAAGATCATCCCGCG GTGGCGGCCACTCTGAATAACCTTGCAGTGCTGTACGGCAAGAGAGGGAAGTACAAAGAGGCCGAGCCGCTGTGTAAAAGAGCCCTGGAGATCAGAGAAAAG GTTTTGGGAAAGGATCACCCCGATGTTGCTAAGCAGTTGAACAACTTGGCCTTACTGTGCCAGAATCAGGGCAAATATGAAGAAGTAGAATATTATTATCAAAGAGCCCTTGAGATCTACCAAACAAAACTGGGGCCTGACGACCCCAATGTGGCCAAAACGAAAAATAACCTG gccTCCTGCTATCTGAAGCAAGGAAAATTCAAGCAAGCAGAAACACTGTACAAAGAGATTCTCACTCGTGCACACGAAAGGGAGTTCGGTTCTGTGGATG ATGAAAATAAACCCATTTGGATGCACgctgaagaaagagaagaatgcaAA GGAAAGCAAAAGGATGGGACATCTTTTGGAGAATATGGCGGCTGGTACAAAGCCTGCAAAGTTGATAG TCCGACTGTTACAACTACTTTGAAAAACCTCGGGGCACTTTATAGACGACAAGGCAAATTTGAAGCTGCGGAAACATTGGAAGAAGCAGCCATGAGGTCCCGTAAACAG AGAGTAGCTGAAGTGCTGAATGACCCTGAGAACATGGAGAAGCGGAGAAGCCGGGAGAGCCTGAACGTGGACGTGGTCAAGTACGAGAGCGGCCCTGACGGAGGGGAGGAA GACGGCACTGGATCTTTAAAGCGCAGTGGCTCCTTTAGCAAACTCCGGGCTTCCATTAGACGCAGCAGTGAGAAGCTGGTTAGGAAGCTGAAGGGAGGAAGTTCTCGAGAGAGTGAGCCAAGGAACCCCGG
- the KLC1 gene encoding kinesin light chain 1 isoform X18: MYDNMSTMVYIKEDKLEKLTQDEIISKTKQVIQGLEALKNEHNSILQSLLETLKCLKKDDESNLVEEKSNMIRKSLEMLELGLSEAQVMMALSNHLNAVESEKQKLRAQVRRLCQENQWLRDELANTQQKLQKSEQSVAQLEEEKKHLEFMNQLKKYDDDISPSEDKDTDSTKEPLDDLFPNDDDEPGQGIQQQHSSAAAAAQQGGYEIPARLRTLHNLVIQYASQGRYEVAVPLCKQALEDLEKTSGHDHPDVATMLNILALVYRDQNKYKDAANLLNDALAIREKTLGKDHPAVAATLNNLAVLYGKRGKYKEAEPLCKRALEIREKVLGKDHPDVAKQLNNLALLCQNQGKYEEVEYYYQRALEIYQTKLGPDDPNVAKTKNNLASCYLKQGKFKQAETLYKEILTRAHEREFGSVDDENKPIWMHAEEREECKGKQKDGTSFGEYGGWYKACKVDSPTVTTTLKNLGALYRRQGKFEAAETLEEAAMRSRKQGLDNVHKQRVAEVLNDPENMEKRRSRESLNVDVVKYESGPDGGEEA, from the exons ATGTATGACAACATGTCCACAATGGTGTATATAAAGGAAGACAAGTTGGAGAAGCTTACACAGGATGAGATTATTTCTAAGACAAAGCAAGTGATTCAGGGGCTGGAAGCTCTGAAGAACGAGCATAATTCCATTTTACAAAGTTTACTGGAAACACTGAAGTGTTTGAAGAAAGATGATGAAAGTAATCTGGTGGAGGAGAAATCAAACATGATCCGGAAGTCACTGGAAATGCTGGAGCTTGGCCTGAGTGAGGCACAG GTTATGATGGCTTTGTCCAATCACCTGAATGCTGTCGAGTCGGAGAAACAGAAGCTGCGGGCACAGGTTCGTCGCCTGTGCCAGGAGAATCAGTGGCTGCGGGATGAATTGGCCAACACGCAGCAGAAATTACAGAAGAGTGAGCAATCTGTGGCTCaactggaggaagaaaagaagcatctggaattcatgaatcagttaaaaaaatacgATGATGACATCTCTCCATCT GAGGACAAAGACACTGATTCCACCAAAGAACCTCTGGATGACCTTTTCCCAAATGATGACGACGAACCCGGCCAAGGAA TCCAGCAGCAGCACAGCAGTGCGGCGGCCGCGGCGCAGCAGGGCGGCTACGAGATCCCGGCGCGCCTGCGCACTCTGCACAACCTGGTCATCCAGTACGCCTCCCAGGGGCGCTACGAGGTGGCCGTGCCGCTCTGCAAGCAGGCCCTGGAGGACCTGGAGAAGACTTCGGGCCACGACCACCCGGACGTGGCTACCATGCTGAACATCCTGGCCTTGGTGTACAG AGaccagaataaatacaaagatgCCGCAAATCTACTGAACGATGCCTTGGCCATCCGTGAAAAAACTTTGGGCAAAGATCATCCCGCG GTGGCGGCCACTCTGAATAACCTTGCAGTGCTGTACGGCAAGAGAGGGAAGTACAAAGAGGCCGAGCCGCTGTGTAAAAGAGCCCTGGAGATCAGAGAAAAG GTTTTGGGAAAGGATCACCCCGATGTTGCTAAGCAGTTGAACAACTTGGCCTTACTGTGCCAGAATCAGGGCAAATATGAAGAAGTAGAATATTATTATCAAAGAGCCCTTGAGATCTACCAAACAAAACTGGGGCCTGACGACCCCAATGTGGCCAAAACGAAAAATAACCTG gccTCCTGCTATCTGAAGCAAGGAAAATTCAAGCAAGCAGAAACACTGTACAAAGAGATTCTCACTCGTGCACACGAAAGGGAGTTCGGTTCTGTGGATG ATGAAAATAAACCCATTTGGATGCACgctgaagaaagagaagaatgcaAA GGAAAGCAAAAGGATGGGACATCTTTTGGAGAATATGGCGGCTGGTACAAAGCCTGCAAAGTTGATAG TCCGACTGTTACAACTACTTTGAAAAACCTCGGGGCACTTTATAGACGACAAGGCAAATTTGAAGCTGCGGAAACATTGGAAGAAGCAGCCATGAGGTCCCGTAAACAG GGTCTTGACAATGTTCACAAACAGAGAGTAGCTGAAGTGCTGAATGACCCTGAGAACATGGAGAAGCGGAGAAGCCGGGAGAGCCTGAACGTGGACGTGGTCAAGTACGAGAGCGGCCCTGACGGAGGGGAGGAA GCCTAG